A segment of the Lolium perenne isolate Kyuss_39 chromosome 3, Kyuss_2.0, whole genome shotgun sequence genome:
gtcgattgtaacggccccggatatacccctattagatttgcttgttgtttttcttttatgcatcatcatgacatcatgcatcTCTCACCTTGCATATTTTGCGAAAAACCAAAACTATTCGCAATAAACTCTATTTTGATTTCTCTTGTATGGTTTAATAAAACCCTCCTCCGCTCTTTTCTTATTTTAACAAAACCCGAAAGAAAGATATTTGCAATATTTTGGAAAAAATAGTTTTACTAAATGATTTGAAAATGTTGTCCCTTTAAAACTCTTCCCAATCCTCCCGTATCTCTCTTTTGTTTTCCTCAAAGTTCGGTGGTGCAAAGAGATCAGAAGAAATAGGAATAGAGAAGAAGGAAGCATGTCATCCGTTTCAGCCTAGCTTCATGTCTTGGTCCATCTCACGTTACAGCCCAACACTCCAGCTTGTTCCTTCTTTGCCCAGCCCGCAGCAACCCGACCGACCCCTTTTATTTCAGCCCAAAGCCCACCGAAACATCCCTTGCTTCCTCACGTCGTTGTCTTCCTCGTACGGCAGCGCATCGAGCTACTCCATGTCGCTTTGTATTACGATGGGACGGCCGATCCTTCTGCCTCCTCATTCCTTTAAAACCGGCGCTCACATGTCCCATCAAACCCTAGCTCAGTCCTCTTCCCGGCCCGCCGCCactctttctttctccctcgtgATCCATCCTCCTTCCGACATCTCTGCTCCTCTCCAACACCGTGCGCGGCGACGCCAAGCTCCACCTCCAAGCCAAACAGCAAAGCAAGCTCGTCTTTGATCTGCAGCCTCCGTACGTCCGTCTCGTTGCAGCGCACGCCGGAGCTCCTCTTTGTCGACCTCCGCCGCTGCTCCGCGACCCCGCTTCGCAACCCCGGCACGAACCATCGGTCGTCTCCGACCACGCCTCCCCAACCTGCTCCACGCGGAAGTCCCCGACGCCGGCCATGTTCGTCTCGATGCTTCCTCGTCGAGCAGCGGCATGTTATCAACGATCCAAGGGTGAGCGCCATGCCGTTCCCGTCTTTTCCATGTTTTTCATCCATGTCCGACTCGCGCACAGCCTCTGACCGTCGGCTTCCTCTTTCCATGCACGCGACCGTGGACGAGCTCGAACCTCTGCGTGTTTGCGTTCCACCAAGATCGTCGTCCGCGTCAGCGCTCGTCGCCGTTCCTCTATTCGCTGAAGCGCGGCCATGCAGTGCGTCCTCGCACGCAACGCGCACGCAGCAGCCTTCGTCGTCGCCGGCAGCGGCCTCCTGTAGCTTCCCATCACGGACGTCGTCGACGGTCGACGTCATGTACTGCCGGCCTCGCGTCCCTGCTTCATCAACGGCTGGCCATGCGCGTCTACCGCGCGCCAGCATCCGCGTCGCCAAGACCCTTTGGTTGCCAACGCTGCTCGCCGGCAAGCACAGCGCCATCTCCCAGCTTCTCGGGCCCCGTCATGCAAGTCCAAGTTTCCGCCTTGGACTCCATCAAGAGCAGCGCGTCTCCTTGTTTGATATCATCTGAAGCTAGCCCAGCTGGTTCGTTTCTGCAATGCATCTGTGCAATCCCGTGTTCAATCCCCAAGCCATGCAAAGCCatccctttttcttatttaattctttGCTCCATGACAGCTGGGCCCCATCCGTCAGCCTCTGGGGCTGGCTTCTTGTCGGTGAGAAATGTCCTCGCCCACCTGCTCCAGTCAGCGTCCATGTCAGCAGCGTCCGGGCCCGTGCGTCCGTGACCCAGGCTGTCCTCCCCTTCGGTGAGAAACGTCCCAGGCCTTTTTCTATTTTCTGAAAATTGCAGGAATTTGCTAAAACTTGGAAAATCAATATCTTTTAATGTGTAACtcaaaataaaatgttttttatatgaaaattgatcagaaaaatgtgctgaacatgaatatgccatccattcatctgtttgcatcttgcatcatatCGTGACGTGATAGTTCGTGCATGTTCatctaacatatatgcggagtatttcggataccgactagggtttccccgctccgtttaattttgaagtagcgcacccctgccatgtcttgccatgctaatcaacacttaaatttgcctgtagaaaatgcaactccaaccaaatttgtttgtccgggttccgatcccgcttaatttggataagtgcatcgcatcatcattgtcatgtcatgcatatcatcttgatcatgctggatcttctttatccgtagtagtaagacttgcatacgttgtgtgttccagcatttgcttcttcccggataggatcgcgaagtggtgtggtgagatacgacgagatctccggatgtccctctgcaagttttaacaggcaagcatttcccctatacttctgcccctgcagaagtcgctcacctattttattttgccttctccctcatgctatccttaagttgcgttcttgtcacgtgtcctttccacttacctcaagcagcccatattgccaccaccacctcctacggctattgtttggttatcgtgtctgccttgcgagtcgtagtgcatgctagtgctgttttatctcaaGTATCAATTCTTGCTATCTTATTGGGTtattatgttgggaagaatcatggttactttagttgttgacatttgtctagcggaggcatcggtgggtcagctgctcgttttgtgacggctcacttgtgtttcctaaatatcttaggacctcgagttcttgttatctgttccgagactgagcgctctaaccacacgtgggtatgtttctgggtctccccttgaccactgccggaatctacagctttgtccagtggccacaactagtttgcaatgttttaccatttgttgtttgcgtgcatgccagcctgttacttatttactttgggaagccccttggtgccttgtatcccttgtttctggtacgcACGTATAGGTtgcggagccgctgcgaagtggtttatcgccccaaaggtgtgtttaaaccacctagtatCTTGGCGCAATGAcctaggtccgcttcggagattcacggacttcgattcgggtttaacttggttaggtggcttcctggacattgttgtcgtgaaggagagtgcgagtcgtgatatccacctgtcgcaagtgggttgatcgtgcgtgtgggcacatttgggcacccctgcagggttaaatcttatcgataagccgcgtccgcggttatggacgacttggagctgtatgactcgaccatagacaacttacacctgttgtttattgataataacttgcatagtaagttagtacaacttcaataataaatggttaaaacttgataaccgtgtgagtgcccttgtaagtacttccttgcgaggggggaacacatcggctgtgttatgtttgcagagtatagaactgttagtttatgcgatctctcaccttctctgattagacgaatgtagtagagtgtctctataggtttttagtgcttgcgcgctgccgcttaaccccaccatattgcctatgacgtttctcttgcgtcctctaagtcccatgcgtgcctcaagtacaaatgacgactggttgacgaatgctcatacgtcttgaagtcttgttaagtacgaacccgtacttactgctgcttctacgggatataaccgggcaggtatgaagatatgttcgatgaagacgacgttagcaaggttacccttccggcttggcctgggcagggttatggacgccactggttatcttcaggactcttagtccatatttgtatcttgtccgtactcggatgtatttgatcttctgtatgatttggatctttgtatgtatctatttgtatcttgactcgttggagtcgttgttgtaatatatgtatcttgtgggctctattgtaatcctgttgtaatgttacctctcgtgattgattccacccgcatcacgtgcatgcttcggcgtgtacgaggcgcttggtggtgcgtctcctaaaatcgatatcgtgcggattttggcggATTCGCtaagatcctcatggtaccggttttggggcgtcacacaaGGCTTCGCCGGCTTCCTCAACGACCACGACTTCTCTCTCGGCCGGTGTTGCCCATCCTCGAGTGGCCGCTCACGACGTGATCGACGAAATGATCGAGAGTAAAGCAAGTGCCACCGAGATTGGGGTGATCAAATTCATGTCTCAATTGTATTCTTCACACACCCAAGACCTCGATGAGCTCAACTTCGGCGTTGGTGATAGCTACGACGTCTATGCCGTGGAGGATGAAGGAACCGAAGAATAAGAGGTgaccaaggtggaagaagccgaagaagaggtggCCGAGGTGGCGGCGACTAAAGAGATGGGAAAGAAGTCGAACAAGAGATCCACCAACTATAGTGAAGAAGAAGACATTGTGCCATGCTTGGATGAACGTTTCGCTTGATGCATCGGTTGGCACAGATCAATGCAAGGACAAGTTTTGGCAAAGAATTGAACAGCACTACCGCAATGTTGTCAAGATACCGTCCTACCGCACCCAAGGCTCTCTTAGTCATCGTTTGGGTGCAAGACTTGAGTGTTGCAATCGGTGGTCCGACCCCATTGAGACAATGAACAATTCACCACCAAGTGGGGTGCCAATCACCCAATATATGGCATTGCAACAAGAAGTGTACAATCATCGCAACAAGAAGGGTGACCACAAACTTTTACATTGTTTCATTGCTACAAGGAACTAGAGGGCAATGAGAAGTGGCTAAGAAGAAACTATGAGGCTACACCCAAGAGGTCAAGAATCACTACGACCATTAATGTCGATGATGACGAAGAAGAAGGTCTCAACATGAGGTCGGAGAAGGTGCCAAAATAgcaaaggagaagaagaagaggggaggTGCGGCAACATACAAAGATGAGTTCAATGCTATCGTTGAGACCAAGAAGGCATTGGCGGCCGAACGCAAAGAGGACAAGGAGACAAGGTGGACGGAGCTCAAAGCTCTTGACGATGAGAAGTGGTGGTCCAAGTTGGCGGTGGAGCAAAGAATGATAATACTAGATGGAGAAAGAATGGCCAAGGAGAACATGATAGAAGGGAAAAGGCTTGCACATGAGGCGAAGAAGTTGGACAAGGAGAGGGAGGATGCCAACCGTACCATCATGTTCATGGACCCTAGCTAAATGGATGACAAATCTAGGGTCTATTGGGAGATCACCCGGGCGAAGATCTTGGCCCAAgagagtggtggcggtggtgttTGAGCTCGCCGAGGTGGTGGTGGCCGAAGAAGAAGAGGTTGAGTTTATTTACTCAGCAATTGTCTTCCTCATCCATTACAGAAAAATTCAATGCCAATATTAAGTGACGAGACACAAGGATTCCATAATGAAGTTCTAACACAAGCAATGCATTATTAAAAGTTCTGGAAGACATTAAAACATTCCTACATGGAGCAAAGATACACTACCAATAAAGATTTCTTGAAGCCCCTTGGATCGCCCATCCAAAACCATGTGAAGCGGTGATAGTTGAACGGACTTGGCCATGGGATGATCTCCTAGAAGTACAACTGAACCACAAAATCTTTACCATAATATCGAAGAAAGATTTCAACTCCACAAAGAATCAAGCAAATGAAAGCAACATGACACAATAATTTGAACTCATTAGGTCTGAATAATCGGACAGCGGGGACACAAACTTCTCTAGCTTCGTGGCACCACTATAAAACTAGAGTAACTTTATTTGCAAAACGATAGAAAATATCTGAGGCCCCCCACCACTCGCAGCCAAGATGGTAGCCGGGGCTAAGGGGACCGTAAATTTCTCCATCGGCGGGGACGGCTATTCTTCGATGATTTTCTCTCTTGTAGTGTTGAACTTTactcaaaaagagagaaaacatctAGATTTTTTTTGTCCAACTTCCACTAAGAGTGAGAAATGCATTACGTTTGACACCTAGTAGTAGAAAATTATCCGGGCTTGGGGTCAATACGTGCTTCAACTTCAACACGCGTCATCTCATACCATATATGGTTACAAATAAAATTTCGAATTCTAATCCCAACAGGTCGAAAGACGGAAGACAAAAAAAAAAGACGGACTAATCAACAgatgatctttttttttttttttttgaagaaaaTCAACAGATGATCTGGACACGTGCAGGAGCGGGGAGCAGCTGCTCGTCCCATGTCATTTTGCTCCGTACAGCTCCATGACTCGGCGCCTCGTGGTAGGGCCGTGCGAATTCCAGCGGCACAGAGAAGACAAGCACTGGAACAAGAActgagcccagcagcagcccagtaGGCCACCACCATGCCCATGACACTTGATGCAGGCGCGCCGCGACAGCCATGGCACTGCTGCCGCAGTCTAGCCACCACCCGGCCCGGCCGGAGCAATAATTCAGCTGGACCAGCCGCTCAATTCGCGAGCTCTTCAAACCGCAGTGGTGTCGCCCTCACGGCGGCTCCTTGTTGGTTCATCTTGTCTGGTCTCATGGTCATGGCATGTATAGGCGGTTGCCGCACCGGCACCGCCATGCCTCCGGGTAGTACTCGGTGGTGACCGGCACGCCCGGCGGCACGGCCACGTGCACCGGGTAGCACGGGCTGCAGCTGCCGCACTTGGACGCGCACCGCGGCGGGTACGACCCCGGCCCTTCCGTCCTCGACAGCagccgccgccgtggccgccattgcCCGCTGGCCCTCGAGCTCACCTGCGAACATGAAACACAGCCAGTGTGAGATGGCGTGTAGATATATATGGATTAAACGCGACCGGGTCCGTATCTCGCTGTTCAGGTAGAGGACAGCGACGTATGGCCAGAAGCACAAGGGGCCCCGGCCGTCGATCGGCGTTGAAGGGCTGTCGGAAGGGCCGTGAGCTGGCATTCATGGCTGCGCCTGTGCCTGTGAGCTAGTGGAGGTCGCAACGTGCAGCCGCTTTGGCGGGGCCTGTGCTAGCTACGATGCTGCCCTAGCTACCGTCCTGCGAGGACCTCGCCTTGTTCATGGCGGCGCATCACACCATTTCAAGATGAATATATCGATGTTGAAAACAAAAAAAGATGAGCATAGAGGCAGAGCGGATCAAGGCACGCCGATCTACGTGAACCGCAGTGGATGTACGCCGGTGTGCATTCCAGTGGTGTGGAGCTGTAAACTTGTGGCATAGACTTGTGTGCACTCACTACGTAAACTGTTGTATAGCAGTCTGTGCAAGGGATCAGAGGGAAATTTAGCGAGAGGAAGATGATGATGCGAACTCACCTGATTAGCGGAAGATGCTGTTGTTCGTCTCCGAAAATCTGCACAAAAGAAAAGAAGGGCACGAAGGTTATTAGACAGTGATTGTAAGTTTGTAACACTCCAACCGGCTGGTCAAGAACAGAAAAGATGATATTGCCGAGTAAGGAAGCACGCGCGGAACAAATTGCAAGTAGTAGAAAGAACTAGCATCAGCATGCAACAAAGCGTAAACTCAATATGCAACCTCGACAAGAAACCAGTACTCCGTACAAAGTTACAAACCAAACATTCAGAAGAACAAATGCACAATCCCAGCGCAGGACTCAAAACTTGCCAAAACGGAGGAAACAAGTGCAGGGATGAGCATCGCGCAGGCTGAATTCGTTACCTGAACGGAGCGCCACAGTACACCCGCTGCAGCCACTGCCACCGCAATCCCACAAGCGGACGCAGCACAGGGAGACGGCCGCGACGAAGCACACGGCCACCACCGCCATCAGCGCGCATCTGCCGCCCCACCTCCACCTTCCCCAGGAGCTCTCCATGGGCGCTTGCGCTTCCCTGCAGAGCCAGGCCCGGAATCGGCAGCAACAGTGTGGCCGCAGCTGACCGAGCGGCCAAATTTGGGAAGCTAGCGGAAGCAGAGAGATTGAGCAACGCGCGGTGGCTCGCCAGTGTCTCTTGTAGTTgtacccctcccctcctctctctcgcCACGTACTGTAGCCACGTCGTTCAGATCTCTCGATCTCGGAATCAGCTTGGACAAGACTCTACAACGAGATGGATCGACCGATCGGTCAGATTATTACATACATCGGGCGAGACAGAGGAGTGCACGCAGAGGCGGGAACAGTGCCAACGTACCCGTCTACCACGCCCTCGCATTGGCGTACGTCCTCCTCCTCGCCTCACTCGTCACTTCAGTACCCCTTGTTCTGCATGATTGCGCAGGGCCTGCTACAGATCGGCGTCGATTGGTCTCGCCAAATActaccagcctatggggaggtagAGGACGACGCAGCAGCTCGCATGTGCCGTGTGCTCCCCCGGAAAGCTTACACGCCGATGGGTCCGCGGCTCCTAGGTGTCCGAGAGACAGTGAAAGGTGCAGGTACTGGGTATGGGCATTGGTAGGGCAGTGACTTGTGCGAGTGACTGAGGAGTGACTATCATTCCCGCAGCCTATAATCTAGTACGATCTAGCTAcgggatcatcatcattatcgaAAAAAAAAGCTACGGGATCATGGAGGAGACTTCTTGGGTCAAGTGTGACTGACTGACTGTAGGAGGAGGACGCAAGATCCATCATCCATGCCCTGCATGTACATTATTCATCCTTGGAGGACTGGCATACTTCTTGAAAGACAAATACATGCAGTGATGCAGATATGGATTTTCGAAAAGGTAAAAGAAAATGGATATGGTTGTAAGGATTTTTGGCAAAAGATCTCGATCACAGCTCAATTATGTGCCCAAAAAgtcctaaaaataaaataaagacaTCTTTCGGTGGGGAAATTAAATTCGGCTCCCACATACATATGCTcctctaccaaaaaattataATTGGAAGTGTCGAAAATAATTTGCATGTACATCTACATAATATATCTGAGTTCTCCAAGTTTCATGAAAAACCAACATTATTTTGGTTGTATGtataaaagagaaaatttatcttgtgtaCAGTATcactgaattttatcttttttacacatgttggatgataagtcgatttttcgtTAAACAACTTTGTGGGTGCGTAGCACATGAAAATATACGTgcgattttttttttcattttcttaaaaatttaaaatatgagtaaaatgcatttcaaaatgaagggagcatatgctcccatattTCAAAATGAAGTGCCCCCACCAGTCGTCGTTACCGGTGGGATGCCGAGGAGCGAGCCGATCCCACCTTGGCCTCCACCGGTAACGACGACTGGTGGGATGTTAGACATTGTATTGTACCTGTATATGTGTATCCATACCTATTGGTATTGGACTTGTATTGTACCATTGTGTACcccctatatatatatgagataggCCACCCCTAGAGGGTTGTGCCGGTTCCCCCTCCAACATATTGTTTCACATGGTATCAATACCTATCCGATCCTGACCTAGATCGCCGCCGCCGTCtgctccctcgccgccgccgccgcgcgcctctcTCGCTTCCGCCCCATTGTCGCCGGCGCCATGACTACGAGCGCCACCTCTGGCCTCTCCTCCTCCAGGTATCTCCCGACCTCCTTGGCGGCGCTCCTCAACCGGCCGCTTgatgcagccgccgccgccgccacgacgCCCCAAGTGGGGACCCTCAGCGTGGGCTCTCTCTTCGTGAACCCACCATCGGCCTCTCTGCCGCCGATCTCCACCGCTATGCAGCTCCAGATCGCCTCCGAGCCAGCCTCCAGCTCCAACGTTGCTATCACCAGGCCCCCGGCCACGCCTCCGGCTCCTACGTCGGCGGCTCCTGGTCCCGTGGCGCCGACCGTGGTGCTCCCGCCAGCTGCTCCGGACGCGTTCGCCACGCTGCCGCCGCCCTACCACTTCGGCGATCACATCACCATCAAGCTAACGCCCGATAACTATATATTTTGGCGTGCGCAGGTTCTTCTGCTTCTCCGGAGCCATTACTTGATGGGCTATGTCGACGGTACCCTGCCCTGCCCTCCCGCGCTCATCGACAGCGTGCATGGTCCGGTCATGAATCCGGCTCACCATGTGTGGATGGCGCAGGACCACGCGAACCTGTCCTCCATCCAGGGGTCTCTCTCCCCGACGGTTGCCAGGATGGTTGTCTTCGCCACCACCTCGTGTGACGCATGGAAGACACTAGAGTCGAGCTTCTCGGCTCAATCACAGGCGCGCGCCAACTCCCTCCGCCTTGAACTTGGCGAGTGCGAGAAGCTGGACATGAGCGCCAAGGACTACTACAACAAAGTGCGCGGGCTTGCTGACACGCTTGCGTCTATTGGCCAGCCCCTCTCTGATTCTGAGTTCAACTCATATATTGTGAACGGACTCGATGATGAGTATGATGGCTTGGTCGAAGTGATGGAAGATCGCACCACGCCCATGCCTCCGCACATGCTCTATGCGAAGCTCCTCCGTACTGAGCAACGCGTTGAGGCTCGCCCTGGCCGCCAGAGTGACGGTGCCCACTCCGACCCTTTAGCCAACATCGCGCACAAGGGTGGTGCCCGTACCGCCCCGCCTTCCTCCCAGGGCAAGTCTCCTGCCCCCTCGCCTCCGGCTCCTGCTTCATCACCGGGCTATGGAGGTAGCCGGCCGCAGTGCACCTGCCAGCTCTGTGGCCGGGATGGTCATGTTGCTTCCAAATGCCATCGTCGCTTCCAGCGTAGCTTTCGCGGCCTTGGCAACGACGGTCGGGACACTCGCAACAATGCGCGCCAGGCCGCCATGGCTGATCGGTCTGCGCCCCAGGGCCAGCAAGGACACACGCAGTCCTACTCCGTCGACCCCGCATGGTACATGAACACTGGGGCTACGGATCACCTGACTAGCGAGCTCAACAAGCTGCATACTCGCGATGCCTATCACGATTCTGACAAGGTTCACACTGCAAACAGAGCAGGTATGCACATCTCCCATATTGGTCAAGCATCCCTACTCACTAGTCATCCATCTAGACAACTCCACCTAAAAGATGTCCTTCGAGTACCTGCTGTCACACGCAATTTACTCTCAGTTCCTAAGCTCACTCATGACAATAATGTTTTTTGCGAGTTTCACCCGTTTGATCTTTTTGTTAAGGATCGAGCCACGAGGGACGTTCTTCTTAGCGGGCAGTTGTGTCATGGCCTCTATCGCGTGGATCCCCCGGGCGCCCCTCAGGTGTTCAGTGGAGTTCGTGTTTCGCCGTCGCAGTGGCATGCTCGCCTTGGTCATCCTGCCACACCTATCGTTCGTCATGTCTTGAGTCATCATGAGTTACCTAGCTTGTCTAGTAATAAAGTTTTAGCAGTGTGTGATGCCTGTCAACAGGGCAAGAGTCATCAGCTTTCGTTTTCTGATTCTATTCGAGAAGTTAAGAGTCCTTTAGAACTTGTGTTTACAGATGTATGGGGCCCTGCTCAAACTTCGGTCAGTGGCCATACATATTATGTCAGTTTCATTGATGCTTATAGTCGCTTTACATGGCTTTATCTTATTAAGCGCAAATCTGATGTGTTTAGTATTTTTATTCAATTTCAAAAGCATGTTGAACGTCTTCTCAAGCACAAAATTATTCATGTTCAGTcagatggggggggggggggggggcgagtaTCGCAACCTCAACTCTTTCTTTCAGGAGCTTGGGATTTCTCATCGTTTATCATGCCCTCATACTCATCAGCGGAATGGCTCAGTTGAGCGTAAGCATCGGCATATAGTTGAAACTGGTCTTACTCTTTTGGCACATGCATCTGTTCCTTTTCGATTCTGGAGTGATGCTTTCTCCATTGCCTGTTTTCTCATCAATCGTACTCCCACTCGTGTGTTATCTATGAAAACTCCACTTGAGCTTCTTCTTAATGAACTACCAGACTACACCTTTTTCAAGGTCTTTGTTTGTGCATGTTGGCCACATTTGCGCCCCTACAACAAACGCAAGTTggagtttcgatctaaaaatgtgTTTTTCTTGGATATAGTGCTCTTCATAAAGGGTACAAGCGTCTACATGTTCCCACAAATCGTATCTATATATCTAGGGATGTCGTTTTTGATGAGAATTCTTTTCCGTTTTCATGCCTTCCCGCGTCCACTACAATACCCTCACCATTGCATTCATCATCCACCACTGCTGACCAATTTGATGATGCTTACTCTCCCATGTTGTTACCTAACCATGGCGCAGGTATTGGTCGCGGCGCTCGCTTGGAATTGCTTGAAGAATTGCCTTCACCGTTGCCTGCTCCTCTGCAGTCCTCGTCGACGGGCGACGCTTTCTCTACACCCGCGGGTGTACATGGCCTTGGCAACCGTGCCCGCCATGCAACCGCTGACGACGATCGTCCCGCCTCTGCTGATGCCGCCCGCATGCATGCGGCCACGTCCCCAGCCTCGTCCCACGACGATCGCTCCGTCGTGCATGGCCTCGGGGACATCACCAGCCATGCACACGCTGATGCTGCTTGGGCGCCCGCGTCGCCTACATCGCCATCACCGGCCCATGCGCCCCCGCATGTCGACGATGGGCTGTCCCCTGGGTTGCCTCTGCGGCCTGCCTCGCCGATCCTCCGCAGCCCTTCACCGACACAGGCGTCCTCGGCCTCGTCTCCGTCGTCCAGTCCGTCGCCATCACCTGGTACCACCCCAGCTCCGGCGACAACGACCGCAGCCCCTGCAGCTCCGCCAGCTCTCCGGCCTCATACGCGCAGCCGCAGTGGTATTTTCCGTCCCAAGGAACACACTGACGGGACTGTTGCCTGCATGACTGCTGCACTTGCTGATCCGACTGTTGAACCTCACACATATCAAGCTGCCATGAGTATTCCACATTGGCGAGAGGCTATGGAGCAAGAATATCAGGCTTTGCTTCGCAATGAGACTTGGACACTTGTCTCTCCGCCGCCTCGTGTTAATGTTATTGActccaaatgggtgttcaaggtgACCAAGCACTCCGATGGGACTATTGAGCGTTACAAAGCACGTCTTGTTGCTCGCGGTTTTCGGCAATGGTTTGGTCTCGACTATGAAGATACCTTCAGTCCTGTCGTCAAGCCTACTACTATTCGCCTTCTCCTGTCGCTTGCTTTTACTCGAGGTTGGTCTCTTCGTCAGCTTGATGTGCAGAATGATTTCCTTCATGGCTTATTAGAGGAAGAGGTCTATATGCGGTAGCCTCCAGGTTTTGTTGATCCTGATCATCCCACACATATATGTCGCCTCACTAAAGCTCTCTATGGTCTGAAGCAAGCGCCTCGTGCTTGGCATGCTCGTCTTGGTTCAGCCCTTCGTGCTCATGGGTTTGTGCCCTCTACAGCTGATTCCTCTCTGTTCCTTCTACAGACACCC
Coding sequences within it:
- the LOC127344769 gene encoding uncharacterized protein isoform X1, which gives rise to MRGRGRRSLVQADSEIERSERRGYSTWRERGGEGYNYKRHWRATARCSISLLPLASQIWPLGQLRPHCCCRFRAWLCREAQAPMESSWGRWRWGGRCALMAVVAVCFVAAVSLCCVRLWDCGGSGCSGCTVALRSDFRRRTTASSANQVSSRASGQWRPRRRLLSRTEGPGSYPPRCASKCGSCSPCYPVHVAVPPGVPVTTEYYPEAWRCRCGNRLYMP
- the LOC127344769 gene encoding uncharacterized protein isoform X2, whose translation is MESSWGRWRWGGRCALMAVVAVCFVAAVSLCCVRLWDCGGSGCSGCTVALRSDFRRRTTASSANQVSSRASGQWRPRRRLLSRTEGPGSYPPRCASKCGSCSPCYPVHVAVPPGVPVTTEYYPEAWRCRCGNRLYMP
- the LOC139838142 gene encoding uncharacterized protein, producing the protein MQIWIFEKIAAAVCSLAAAAARLSRFRPIVAGAMTTSATSGLSSSRYLPTSLAALLNRPLDAAAAAATTPQVGTLSVGSLFVNPPSASLPPISTAMQLQIASEPASSSNVAITRPPATPPAPTSAAPGPVAPTVVLPPAAPDAFATLPPPYHFGDHITIKLTPDNYIFWRAQVLLLLRSHYLMGYVDGTLPCPPALIDSVHGPVMNPAHHVWMAQDHANLSSIQGSLSPTVARMVVFATTSCDAWKTLESSFSAQSQARANSLRLELGECEKLDMSAKDYYNKVRGLADTLASIGQPLSDSEFNSYIVNGLDDEYDGLVEVMEDRTTPMPPHMLYAKLLRTEQRVEARPGRQSDGAHSDPLANIAHKGGARTAPPSSQGKSPAPSPPAPASSPGYGGSRPQCTCQLCGRDGHVASKCHRRFQRSFRGLGNDGRDTRNNARQAAMADRSAPQGQQGHTQSYSVDPAWYMNTGATDHLTSELNKLHTRDAYHDSDKVHTANRAGIGRGARLELLEELPSPLPAPLQSSSTGDAFSTPAGVHGLGNRARHATADDDRPASADAARMHAATSPASSHDDRSVVHGLGDITSHAHADAAWAPASPTSPSPAHAPPHVDDGLSPGLPLRPASPILRSPSPTQASSASSPSSSPSPSPGTTPAPATTTAAPAAPPALRPHTRSRSGIFRPKEHTDGTVACMTAALADPTVEPHTYQAAMSIPHWREAMEQEYQALLRNETWTLVSPPPRVNVIDSKWVFKVTKHSDGTIERYKARLVARGFRQWFGLDYEDTFSPVVKPTTIRLLLSLAFTRGWSLRQLDVQNDFLHGLLEEETPKVTMYFLVYVDDIILISSSVLASDALIASLGKDFAAKDLGTLHYFLGLEVASCASGLVMTQKKYSLDILRRAGMLKCKPTATPMSSTDKLTAVDGVLLTSDEATEYRSVVGGLQYLTITHSDISYAVNRVYQYLHTPRDTHWAAVKRILRYVRSTLSHGLHIRPNPSGVLSAYSDADWAGCPDDRRSTGVMLCSLVPT